A stretch of the Ptiloglossa arizonensis isolate GNS036 chromosome 1, iyPtiAriz1_principal, whole genome shotgun sequence genome encodes the following:
- the LOC143150865 gene encoding uncharacterized protein LOC143150865 isoform X1: MRLVNTCTWSSLKHRSSSKGANKSSSDTELAQGKDKGRKTKSKEKWPLLDGLTVDELARYRRRRIHGQPKDNLGLHSESKDKVLVSEYCETIGANSEDSLKENIWPRGAKQIEDVQLKGSIEGAQPSDREELKEQETKQIDHQTESNDPVNFLPQIDDDKTMETETSSSKIAANVNSCKRPSLVRRRTTLKRDGDLYTNSETYSSYVPYEGQHRPELARRPTSLKMEGDLDTTTEKCEKFIQWLNVSRPELMRMPTNLKLEGEFETLTENHEKYVPFVGVRRPGLLRQNTNLKLEGESNFVPEYADVFKKHNNRVRSQPMKPETHLKTGRDFFQSTENTDYVINSRSKEVQSMAELNDIEEERKSRKDKNATEEEMKMLVSKLEDLKGPPLGIPEYKDAYKDFPRERPKIVKPEDEIGRADGSKIPSSPTTKFSTKIDQDPEYKSKYLDYQRDHSVYRKPSMPIRSTLIPLEHGTGFGKQESKRYDYEHTSEMRSQYVPYGRVPNVEPLRMPSNLRLEGNLDLEPEYRTAYCIKRENQLYTEPKMHRRRDRSLSASKRKENYWINNNVEQYDCVNAVQDQDAFQVLHTGIQEENIRGKPPSGGRRGSRTSLIQVQRPMQLDVAEYNTLKNESTSPTYRLHVCNVDDEPQGFRRKRSPSLQSSGRIRNPSPDRAIQSDIRPYSPSFGKGTKQHSNGQSFVVLDNEIFDMNKNERRRRRADRNYNIDGTLAFSKGRTRTTTNWMPPWYDSTNTI; this comes from the exons ATGAGACTTGTTAATACATGTACGTGGAGCTCCTTAAA GCACAGGTCCTCCTCCAAAGGTGCCAACAAATCGTCCTCGGACACTGAGCTAGCGCAGGGCAAAGACAAAGGGCGGAAAACCAAATCTAAGGAAAAATGGCCCCTTTTAGATGGGTTAACGGTCGACGAGCTGGCTCGTTATCGAAGAAGGCGTATTCACGGTCAACCGAAGGACAATCTGGGACTTCATTCTGAATCGAAAGACAAAGTTCTTGTCTCCGAGTATTGCGAAACCATCGGCGCGAACAGTGAGGACTCGCTCAAG GAAAATATCTGGCCGAGAGGAGCTAAACAAATCGAAGATGTTCAACTGAAGGGCTCGATCGAAGGTGCGCAACCTTCGGATCGCGAAGAGCTCAAGGaacaagaaacgaaacaaatcgaTCATCAAACCGAAAGTAACGATCCTGTGAATTTTCTACCACAGATCGACGATGATAAAACGATGGAGACCGAAACCTCAAGCTCCAAGATCGCTGCCAATGTCAATTCGTGTAAACGACCATCTCTCGTTAGAAG aaggaCTACTTTAAAACGGGACGGAGATCTTTATACGAACTCGGAAACGTATTCGTCGTACGTACCGTACGAGGGTCAACATAGACCCGAACTAGCTCGTAGACCAACGTCTTTAAAAATGGAGGGTGATTTGGACACGACGACtgagaaatgcgagaaattcaTTCAATGGTTGAACGTCAGCCGTCCTGAACTGATGCGCATGCCGACGAATCTAAAACTCGAGGGTGAATTCGAAACATTGACGGAAAATCATGAAAAATATGTACCGTTTGTTGGTGTACGAAGACCAGGATTGCTAAGGCAGAATacgaatttgaaattagaagGAGAGTCGAACTTTGTGCCGGAGTACGCTGATGTTTTTAAAAAGCATAATAACCGAG TACGCTCACAACCGATGAAACCTGAAACTCATCTGAAGACTGGAAGAGACTTTTTCCAAAGTACAGAGAACACCGACTACGTTATTAATTCTCGTTCCAAAGAAGTACAATCGATGGCTGAATTAAACGACATCGAGGAAGAACGAAAAAGTCGAAAGGATAAAAATGCAACAGAGGAAGAGATGAAAATGTTGGTTTCGAAGTTAGAAGATTTAAAGGGTCCGCCGCTTGGAATTCCCGAGTATAAAGACGCGTACAAG GATTTTCCAAGAGAGCGTCCCAAAATTGTAAAACCTGAGGACGAAATCGGACGAGCAGACGGCTCTAAAATACCTTCGTCGCCTACGACCAAATTTTCAACTAAAATCGATCAAGATCCGGAATATAAATCGAAATACTTGGATTATCAAAGAGACCATTCTGTGTATCGAAAACCATCGATGCCTATTAGATCAACGTTGATTCCTTTGGAACATGGGACGGGTTTTGGTAAACAAGAATCTAAACGATACGATTACGAGCATACCAGCGAAATGAGATCTCAATACGTTCCTTATGGTCGCGTACCAAATGTCGAGCCTTTAAGAATGCCATCGAATTTGCGTTTGGAGGGCAACCTTGATCTTGAACCAGAATATAGAACAGCTTACTGCATAAAACGTGAAAACCAATTATATACCGAACCAAAAATGCATCGTAGACGAGATCGTAGTTTAAGTGCTtccaaacgaaaagaaaattattggaTAAATAATAATGTAGAGCAATATGATTGCGTAAACGCTGTCCAAGATCAAGATGCGTTTCAAGTGTTGCATACAGGAATTCAAGAAGAAAATATACGTGGAAAACCACCATCAGGTGGTCGAAG AGGTTCGAGAACTTCGCTAATTCAAGTCCAAAGACCAATGCAGTTAGATGTGGCAGAATACAACACATTAAAAAACGAATCAACTAGTCCTACTTATCGTCTTCACGTCTGTAATGTTGACGATGAACCTCAAGGTTTCCGACGCAAACGATCACCATCACTTCAGTCTTCCGGAAGGATACGTAATCCTTCGCCCGATCGTGCAATTCAAAGCGATATTAGACCATATTCTCCTAGTTTTGGCAAAGGCACTAAGCAACACAGTAATGGTCAATCATTTGTTGTTTTGGATAACGAAATTTTTGACATGAATAAAAATGAGAGACGCAGAAGGCGAGCAGATAGAAATTACAATATTGATGGTACACTTGCCTTTTCTAAGGGAAGAACTAGAACTACAACAAATTGGATGCCTCCATGGTATGACAGTACAAACACTATTTAA
- the LOC143150865 gene encoding uncharacterized protein LOC143150865 isoform X3 produces the protein MRLVNTCTWSSLKHRSSSKGANKSSSDTELAQGKDKGRKTKSKEKWPLLDGLTVDELARYRRRRIHGQPKDNLGLHSESKDKVLVSEYCETIGANSEDSLKENIWPRGAKQIEDVQLKGSIEGAQPSDREELKEQETKQIDHQTESNDPVNFLPQIDDDKTMETETSSSKIAANVNSCKRPSLVRRTTLKRDGDLYTNSETYSSYVPYEGQHRPELARRPTSLKMEGDLDTTTEKCEKFIQWLNVSRPELMRMPTNLKLEGEFETLTENHEKYVPFVGVRRPGLLRQNTNLKLEGESNFVPEYADVFKKHNNRVRSQPMKPETHLKTGRDFFQSTENTDYVINSRSKEVQSMAELNDIEEERKSRKDKNATEEEMKMLVSKLEDLKGPPLGIPEYKDAYKDFPRERPKIVKPEDEIGRADGSKIPSSPTTKFSTKIDQDPEYKSKYLDYQRDHSVYRKPSMPIRSTLIPLEHGTGFGKQESKRYDYEHTSEMRSQYVPYGRVPNVEPLRMPSNLRLEGNLDLEPEYRTAYCIKRENQLYTEPKMHRRRDRSLSASKRKENYWINNNVEQYDCVNAVQDQDAFQVLHTGIQEENIRGKPPSGGRRGSRTSLIQVQRPMQLDVAEYNTLKNESTSPTYRLHVCNVDDEPQGFRRKRSPSLQSSGRIRNPSPDRAIQSDIRPYSPSFGKGTKQHSNGQSFVVLDNEIFDMNKNERRRRRADRNYNIDGTLAFSKGRTRTTTNWMPPWYDSTNTI, from the exons ATGAGACTTGTTAATACATGTACGTGGAGCTCCTTAAA GCACAGGTCCTCCTCCAAAGGTGCCAACAAATCGTCCTCGGACACTGAGCTAGCGCAGGGCAAAGACAAAGGGCGGAAAACCAAATCTAAGGAAAAATGGCCCCTTTTAGATGGGTTAACGGTCGACGAGCTGGCTCGTTATCGAAGAAGGCGTATTCACGGTCAACCGAAGGACAATCTGGGACTTCATTCTGAATCGAAAGACAAAGTTCTTGTCTCCGAGTATTGCGAAACCATCGGCGCGAACAGTGAGGACTCGCTCAAG GAAAATATCTGGCCGAGAGGAGCTAAACAAATCGAAGATGTTCAACTGAAGGGCTCGATCGAAGGTGCGCAACCTTCGGATCGCGAAGAGCTCAAGGaacaagaaacgaaacaaatcgaTCATCAAACCGAAAGTAACGATCCTGTGAATTTTCTACCACAGATCGACGATGATAAAACGATGGAGACCGAAACCTCAAGCTCCAAGATCGCTGCCAATGTCAATTCGTGTAAACGACCATCTCTCGTTAGAAG gaCTACTTTAAAACGGGACGGAGATCTTTATACGAACTCGGAAACGTATTCGTCGTACGTACCGTACGAGGGTCAACATAGACCCGAACTAGCTCGTAGACCAACGTCTTTAAAAATGGAGGGTGATTTGGACACGACGACtgagaaatgcgagaaattcaTTCAATGGTTGAACGTCAGCCGTCCTGAACTGATGCGCATGCCGACGAATCTAAAACTCGAGGGTGAATTCGAAACATTGACGGAAAATCATGAAAAATATGTACCGTTTGTTGGTGTACGAAGACCAGGATTGCTAAGGCAGAATacgaatttgaaattagaagGAGAGTCGAACTTTGTGCCGGAGTACGCTGATGTTTTTAAAAAGCATAATAACCGAG TACGCTCACAACCGATGAAACCTGAAACTCATCTGAAGACTGGAAGAGACTTTTTCCAAAGTACAGAGAACACCGACTACGTTATTAATTCTCGTTCCAAAGAAGTACAATCGATGGCTGAATTAAACGACATCGAGGAAGAACGAAAAAGTCGAAAGGATAAAAATGCAACAGAGGAAGAGATGAAAATGTTGGTTTCGAAGTTAGAAGATTTAAAGGGTCCGCCGCTTGGAATTCCCGAGTATAAAGACGCGTACAAG GATTTTCCAAGAGAGCGTCCCAAAATTGTAAAACCTGAGGACGAAATCGGACGAGCAGACGGCTCTAAAATACCTTCGTCGCCTACGACCAAATTTTCAACTAAAATCGATCAAGATCCGGAATATAAATCGAAATACTTGGATTATCAAAGAGACCATTCTGTGTATCGAAAACCATCGATGCCTATTAGATCAACGTTGATTCCTTTGGAACATGGGACGGGTTTTGGTAAACAAGAATCTAAACGATACGATTACGAGCATACCAGCGAAATGAGATCTCAATACGTTCCTTATGGTCGCGTACCAAATGTCGAGCCTTTAAGAATGCCATCGAATTTGCGTTTGGAGGGCAACCTTGATCTTGAACCAGAATATAGAACAGCTTACTGCATAAAACGTGAAAACCAATTATATACCGAACCAAAAATGCATCGTAGACGAGATCGTAGTTTAAGTGCTtccaaacgaaaagaaaattattggaTAAATAATAATGTAGAGCAATATGATTGCGTAAACGCTGTCCAAGATCAAGATGCGTTTCAAGTGTTGCATACAGGAATTCAAGAAGAAAATATACGTGGAAAACCACCATCAGGTGGTCGAAG AGGTTCGAGAACTTCGCTAATTCAAGTCCAAAGACCAATGCAGTTAGATGTGGCAGAATACAACACATTAAAAAACGAATCAACTAGTCCTACTTATCGTCTTCACGTCTGTAATGTTGACGATGAACCTCAAGGTTTCCGACGCAAACGATCACCATCACTTCAGTCTTCCGGAAGGATACGTAATCCTTCGCCCGATCGTGCAATTCAAAGCGATATTAGACCATATTCTCCTAGTTTTGGCAAAGGCACTAAGCAACACAGTAATGGTCAATCATTTGTTGTTTTGGATAACGAAATTTTTGACATGAATAAAAATGAGAGACGCAGAAGGCGAGCAGATAGAAATTACAATATTGATGGTACACTTGCCTTTTCTAAGGGAAGAACTAGAACTACAACAAATTGGATGCCTCCATGGTATGACAGTACAAACACTATTTAA
- the LOC143150865 gene encoding uncharacterized protein LOC143150865 isoform X4, with protein MRLVNTCTWSSLKHRSSSKGANKSSSDTELAQGKDKGRKTKSKEKWPLLDGLTVDELARYRRRRIHGQPKDNLGLHSESKDKVLVSEYCETIGANSEDSLKENIWPRGAKQIEDVQLKGSIEGAQPSDREELKEQETKQIDHQTESNDPVNFLPQIDDDKTMETETSSSKIAANVNSCKRPSLVRRRTTLKRDGDLYTNSETYSSYVPYEGQHRPELARRPTSLKMEGDLDTTTEKCEKFIQWLNVSRPELMRMPTNLKLEGEFETLTENHEKYVPFVGVRRPGLLRQNTNLKLEGESNFVPEYADVFKKHNNRVRSQPMKPETHLKTGRDFFQSTENTDYVINSRSKEVQSMAELNDIEEERKSRKDKNATEEEMKMLVSKLEDLKGPPLGIPEYKDAYKDFPRERPKIVKPEDEIGRADGSKIPSSPTTKFSTKIDQDPEYKSKYLDYQRDHSVYRKPSMPIRSTLIPLEHGTGFGKQESKRYDYEHTSEMRSQYVPYGRVPNVEPLRMPSNLRLEGNLDLEPEYRTAYCIKRENQLYTEPKMHRRRDRSLSASKRKENYWINNNVEQYDCVNAVQDQDAFQVLHTGIQEENIRGKPPSGGRRGSRTSLIQVQRPMQLDVAEYNTLKNESTSPTYRLHVCNVDDEPQGFRRKRSPSLQSSGRIRNPSPDRAIQSDIRPYSPSFGKGTKQHSNGQSFVVLDNEIFDMNKNERRRRRADRNYNIDGTLAFSKGRTRTTTNWMPP; from the exons ATGAGACTTGTTAATACATGTACGTGGAGCTCCTTAAA GCACAGGTCCTCCTCCAAAGGTGCCAACAAATCGTCCTCGGACACTGAGCTAGCGCAGGGCAAAGACAAAGGGCGGAAAACCAAATCTAAGGAAAAATGGCCCCTTTTAGATGGGTTAACGGTCGACGAGCTGGCTCGTTATCGAAGAAGGCGTATTCACGGTCAACCGAAGGACAATCTGGGACTTCATTCTGAATCGAAAGACAAAGTTCTTGTCTCCGAGTATTGCGAAACCATCGGCGCGAACAGTGAGGACTCGCTCAAG GAAAATATCTGGCCGAGAGGAGCTAAACAAATCGAAGATGTTCAACTGAAGGGCTCGATCGAAGGTGCGCAACCTTCGGATCGCGAAGAGCTCAAGGaacaagaaacgaaacaaatcgaTCATCAAACCGAAAGTAACGATCCTGTGAATTTTCTACCACAGATCGACGATGATAAAACGATGGAGACCGAAACCTCAAGCTCCAAGATCGCTGCCAATGTCAATTCGTGTAAACGACCATCTCTCGTTAGAAG aaggaCTACTTTAAAACGGGACGGAGATCTTTATACGAACTCGGAAACGTATTCGTCGTACGTACCGTACGAGGGTCAACATAGACCCGAACTAGCTCGTAGACCAACGTCTTTAAAAATGGAGGGTGATTTGGACACGACGACtgagaaatgcgagaaattcaTTCAATGGTTGAACGTCAGCCGTCCTGAACTGATGCGCATGCCGACGAATCTAAAACTCGAGGGTGAATTCGAAACATTGACGGAAAATCATGAAAAATATGTACCGTTTGTTGGTGTACGAAGACCAGGATTGCTAAGGCAGAATacgaatttgaaattagaagGAGAGTCGAACTTTGTGCCGGAGTACGCTGATGTTTTTAAAAAGCATAATAACCGAG TACGCTCACAACCGATGAAACCTGAAACTCATCTGAAGACTGGAAGAGACTTTTTCCAAAGTACAGAGAACACCGACTACGTTATTAATTCTCGTTCCAAAGAAGTACAATCGATGGCTGAATTAAACGACATCGAGGAAGAACGAAAAAGTCGAAAGGATAAAAATGCAACAGAGGAAGAGATGAAAATGTTGGTTTCGAAGTTAGAAGATTTAAAGGGTCCGCCGCTTGGAATTCCCGAGTATAAAGACGCGTACAAG GATTTTCCAAGAGAGCGTCCCAAAATTGTAAAACCTGAGGACGAAATCGGACGAGCAGACGGCTCTAAAATACCTTCGTCGCCTACGACCAAATTTTCAACTAAAATCGATCAAGATCCGGAATATAAATCGAAATACTTGGATTATCAAAGAGACCATTCTGTGTATCGAAAACCATCGATGCCTATTAGATCAACGTTGATTCCTTTGGAACATGGGACGGGTTTTGGTAAACAAGAATCTAAACGATACGATTACGAGCATACCAGCGAAATGAGATCTCAATACGTTCCTTATGGTCGCGTACCAAATGTCGAGCCTTTAAGAATGCCATCGAATTTGCGTTTGGAGGGCAACCTTGATCTTGAACCAGAATATAGAACAGCTTACTGCATAAAACGTGAAAACCAATTATATACCGAACCAAAAATGCATCGTAGACGAGATCGTAGTTTAAGTGCTtccaaacgaaaagaaaattattggaTAAATAATAATGTAGAGCAATATGATTGCGTAAACGCTGTCCAAGATCAAGATGCGTTTCAAGTGTTGCATACAGGAATTCAAGAAGAAAATATACGTGGAAAACCACCATCAGGTGGTCGAAG AGGTTCGAGAACTTCGCTAATTCAAGTCCAAAGACCAATGCAGTTAGATGTGGCAGAATACAACACATTAAAAAACGAATCAACTAGTCCTACTTATCGTCTTCACGTCTGTAATGTTGACGATGAACCTCAAGGTTTCCGACGCAAACGATCACCATCACTTCAGTCTTCCGGAAGGATACGTAATCCTTCGCCCGATCGTGCAATTCAAAGCGATATTAGACCATATTCTCCTAGTTTTGGCAAAGGCACTAAGCAACACAGTAATGGTCAATCATTTGTTGTTTTGGATAACGAAATTTTTGACATGAATAAAAATGAGAGACGCAGAAGGCGAGCAGATAGAAATTACAATATTGATGGTACACTTGCCTTTTCTAAGGGAAGAACTAGAACTACAACAAATTGGATGCCTCCATG a
- the LOC143150865 gene encoding uncharacterized protein LOC143150865 isoform X2, protein MGEGKSERSGKRHRSSSKGANKSSSDTELAQGKDKGRKTKSKEKWPLLDGLTVDELARYRRRRIHGQPKDNLGLHSESKDKVLVSEYCETIGANSEDSLKENIWPRGAKQIEDVQLKGSIEGAQPSDREELKEQETKQIDHQTESNDPVNFLPQIDDDKTMETETSSSKIAANVNSCKRPSLVRRRTTLKRDGDLYTNSETYSSYVPYEGQHRPELARRPTSLKMEGDLDTTTEKCEKFIQWLNVSRPELMRMPTNLKLEGEFETLTENHEKYVPFVGVRRPGLLRQNTNLKLEGESNFVPEYADVFKKHNNRVRSQPMKPETHLKTGRDFFQSTENTDYVINSRSKEVQSMAELNDIEEERKSRKDKNATEEEMKMLVSKLEDLKGPPLGIPEYKDAYKDFPRERPKIVKPEDEIGRADGSKIPSSPTTKFSTKIDQDPEYKSKYLDYQRDHSVYRKPSMPIRSTLIPLEHGTGFGKQESKRYDYEHTSEMRSQYVPYGRVPNVEPLRMPSNLRLEGNLDLEPEYRTAYCIKRENQLYTEPKMHRRRDRSLSASKRKENYWINNNVEQYDCVNAVQDQDAFQVLHTGIQEENIRGKPPSGGRRGSRTSLIQVQRPMQLDVAEYNTLKNESTSPTYRLHVCNVDDEPQGFRRKRSPSLQSSGRIRNPSPDRAIQSDIRPYSPSFGKGTKQHSNGQSFVVLDNEIFDMNKNERRRRRADRNYNIDGTLAFSKGRTRTTTNWMPPWYDSTNTI, encoded by the exons ATGGGCGAGGGCAAAAGCGAACGTTCCGGCAAAAG GCACAGGTCCTCCTCCAAAGGTGCCAACAAATCGTCCTCGGACACTGAGCTAGCGCAGGGCAAAGACAAAGGGCGGAAAACCAAATCTAAGGAAAAATGGCCCCTTTTAGATGGGTTAACGGTCGACGAGCTGGCTCGTTATCGAAGAAGGCGTATTCACGGTCAACCGAAGGACAATCTGGGACTTCATTCTGAATCGAAAGACAAAGTTCTTGTCTCCGAGTATTGCGAAACCATCGGCGCGAACAGTGAGGACTCGCTCAAG GAAAATATCTGGCCGAGAGGAGCTAAACAAATCGAAGATGTTCAACTGAAGGGCTCGATCGAAGGTGCGCAACCTTCGGATCGCGAAGAGCTCAAGGaacaagaaacgaaacaaatcgaTCATCAAACCGAAAGTAACGATCCTGTGAATTTTCTACCACAGATCGACGATGATAAAACGATGGAGACCGAAACCTCAAGCTCCAAGATCGCTGCCAATGTCAATTCGTGTAAACGACCATCTCTCGTTAGAAG aaggaCTACTTTAAAACGGGACGGAGATCTTTATACGAACTCGGAAACGTATTCGTCGTACGTACCGTACGAGGGTCAACATAGACCCGAACTAGCTCGTAGACCAACGTCTTTAAAAATGGAGGGTGATTTGGACACGACGACtgagaaatgcgagaaattcaTTCAATGGTTGAACGTCAGCCGTCCTGAACTGATGCGCATGCCGACGAATCTAAAACTCGAGGGTGAATTCGAAACATTGACGGAAAATCATGAAAAATATGTACCGTTTGTTGGTGTACGAAGACCAGGATTGCTAAGGCAGAATacgaatttgaaattagaagGAGAGTCGAACTTTGTGCCGGAGTACGCTGATGTTTTTAAAAAGCATAATAACCGAG TACGCTCACAACCGATGAAACCTGAAACTCATCTGAAGACTGGAAGAGACTTTTTCCAAAGTACAGAGAACACCGACTACGTTATTAATTCTCGTTCCAAAGAAGTACAATCGATGGCTGAATTAAACGACATCGAGGAAGAACGAAAAAGTCGAAAGGATAAAAATGCAACAGAGGAAGAGATGAAAATGTTGGTTTCGAAGTTAGAAGATTTAAAGGGTCCGCCGCTTGGAATTCCCGAGTATAAAGACGCGTACAAG GATTTTCCAAGAGAGCGTCCCAAAATTGTAAAACCTGAGGACGAAATCGGACGAGCAGACGGCTCTAAAATACCTTCGTCGCCTACGACCAAATTTTCAACTAAAATCGATCAAGATCCGGAATATAAATCGAAATACTTGGATTATCAAAGAGACCATTCTGTGTATCGAAAACCATCGATGCCTATTAGATCAACGTTGATTCCTTTGGAACATGGGACGGGTTTTGGTAAACAAGAATCTAAACGATACGATTACGAGCATACCAGCGAAATGAGATCTCAATACGTTCCTTATGGTCGCGTACCAAATGTCGAGCCTTTAAGAATGCCATCGAATTTGCGTTTGGAGGGCAACCTTGATCTTGAACCAGAATATAGAACAGCTTACTGCATAAAACGTGAAAACCAATTATATACCGAACCAAAAATGCATCGTAGACGAGATCGTAGTTTAAGTGCTtccaaacgaaaagaaaattattggaTAAATAATAATGTAGAGCAATATGATTGCGTAAACGCTGTCCAAGATCAAGATGCGTTTCAAGTGTTGCATACAGGAATTCAAGAAGAAAATATACGTGGAAAACCACCATCAGGTGGTCGAAG AGGTTCGAGAACTTCGCTAATTCAAGTCCAAAGACCAATGCAGTTAGATGTGGCAGAATACAACACATTAAAAAACGAATCAACTAGTCCTACTTATCGTCTTCACGTCTGTAATGTTGACGATGAACCTCAAGGTTTCCGACGCAAACGATCACCATCACTTCAGTCTTCCGGAAGGATACGTAATCCTTCGCCCGATCGTGCAATTCAAAGCGATATTAGACCATATTCTCCTAGTTTTGGCAAAGGCACTAAGCAACACAGTAATGGTCAATCATTTGTTGTTTTGGATAACGAAATTTTTGACATGAATAAAAATGAGAGACGCAGAAGGCGAGCAGATAGAAATTACAATATTGATGGTACACTTGCCTTTTCTAAGGGAAGAACTAGAACTACAACAAATTGGATGCCTCCATGGTATGACAGTACAAACACTATTTAA